The following coding sequences are from one Parabacteroides pacaensis window:
- a CDS encoding adenosylcobalamin-dependent ribonucleoside-diphosphate reductase, producing MNTQTYTFEEAYKASLNYFTGDELAAKVWVNKYALKDAYGNIYEKSPVDMHWRLANEIARIEKKYPNPLSAQELFDLFDHFRYIVPQGSPMTGIGNDYQIASLSNCFVIGLEGEADSYGAIIRIDEEQVQLMKRRGGVGHDLSHIRPKGSPVKNSALTSTGLVPFMERYSNSTREVAQDGRRGALMLSVSIKHPDSESFIDAKMTEGKVTGANVSVKIDDDFMNAVINGVSYSQQYPINSSNPTTVKDIDAAALWKKIIHNAWKSAEPGVLFWDTILNESVPDCYADLGFRTVSTNPCGEIPLCPYDSCRLLAINLYSYVVNPFKPDAYFDFDLFKKHVALAQRIMDDIIDLETEKIDKILAKIASDPETEEVKSSEQYLWEKIRKKTLQGRRTGVGITAEGDMLAAMGLRYGTEVATDFAEKVQKTLAVNAYRSSVEMAKERGAFEIFDVKREEKNPFINRLREADPELYNDMVKYGRRNIACLTIAPTGTTSLMTQTTSGIEPVFLPVYKRRRKVNPNDASARVDFVDETGDAFEEYIVFHHKFVTWMLANGYSVTKKYTSEEVDQLVEKSPYYKATSNDVDWLQKVKMQGRIQKWVDHSISVTINLPNDASEELVNELYIEAWKCGCKGCTVYRDGSRAGVLISTDDKKKKKDDCNCMEPPIIVSTRPRELDADVVKFQNNKEKWIAFVGLLNGRPYEIFTGLADDDEGIMLPKNVSKGSIIKSYDEDGKKHYDFQFKNKRGYKMTIEGLDGKFNPEFWNYAKLISGVLRYGMPIDQVIKLVQGMELNNESINTWKNGVERALKKYLPNGMEAKGQTCPNCGLETLIYQEGCLICTNCGASKCG from the coding sequence GTGAACACACAAACGTACACCTTCGAGGAAGCATATAAAGCTTCTTTGAATTATTTTACAGGCGATGAACTCGCCGCAAAAGTATGGGTTAACAAGTATGCTTTAAAAGACGCATACGGAAACATTTATGAAAAGTCGCCGGTTGACATGCACTGGCGGTTAGCAAATGAAATTGCAAGGATAGAAAAAAAATATCCGAATCCTCTTTCCGCTCAGGAATTATTTGATTTGTTCGATCATTTCCGTTATATCGTACCACAAGGTAGCCCGATGACAGGAATTGGCAATGACTATCAAATTGCTTCTCTTTCCAATTGTTTTGTCATTGGGTTGGAAGGTGAGGCTGATTCGTATGGTGCTATTATCCGGATTGATGAAGAGCAAGTGCAATTAATGAAACGTCGTGGCGGTGTAGGGCATGATTTGTCCCATATCCGGCCAAAAGGTTCTCCGGTTAAAAACTCAGCTTTGACTTCAACAGGCCTGGTTCCCTTCATGGAGCGTTATTCTAACTCTACCCGTGAAGTGGCACAAGATGGACGGCGGGGAGCTCTTATGTTAAGTGTTTCTATCAAGCATCCGGACTCCGAATCGTTTATCGATGCAAAAATGACTGAAGGAAAGGTGACCGGAGCCAATGTTTCCGTAAAGATCGACGATGATTTTATGAATGCTGTCATTAATGGAGTGAGTTATAGTCAACAATATCCTATCAACTCGTCCAATCCTACGACGGTAAAAGATATCGATGCTGCCGCACTATGGAAAAAAATTATCCATAATGCATGGAAAAGTGCCGAGCCCGGTGTGTTATTCTGGGATACTATTTTAAATGAATCTGTGCCTGACTGCTATGCAGATTTGGGATTTCGTACGGTTTCTACCAATCCTTGCGGAGAGATTCCTTTATGTCCTTACGACAGTTGCCGTTTATTAGCTATAAATCTTTACTCGTATGTAGTCAATCCATTTAAACCGGATGCCTATTTTGATTTCGACCTATTTAAGAAACATGTAGCATTGGCTCAACGGATCATGGATGATATCATAGACCTGGAAACAGAAAAGATTGATAAAATCCTTGCCAAAATTGCTTCTGATCCGGAAACGGAAGAGGTAAAATCAAGTGAACAATACTTATGGGAAAAGATTCGTAAAAAAACGTTACAAGGACGTCGCACAGGAGTAGGAATCACTGCCGAAGGCGACATGCTCGCTGCCATGGGATTACGGTACGGTACGGAGGTAGCTACTGATTTTGCCGAAAAAGTACAGAAAACTTTAGCAGTGAATGCCTATCGTTCCTCTGTGGAAATGGCAAAAGAAAGAGGTGCTTTTGAAATTTTTGATGTCAAACGCGAAGAAAAAAATCCGTTTATAAACCGTTTACGGGAAGCCGACCCTGAATTGTACAATGACATGGTAAAGTACGGCCGTCGCAATATCGCTTGTTTAACGATTGCTCCTACCGGAACTACCAGCCTGATGACGCAGACTACTTCCGGTATCGAACCGGTATTTTTGCCTGTATACAAACGACGCAGGAAAGTAAACCCTAATGACGCTTCCGCCAGAGTGGATTTCGTAGATGAAACGGGTGACGCTTTTGAAGAATATATCGTATTCCATCACAAATTTGTTACTTGGATGCTGGCTAACGGATATTCGGTAACGAAAAAATATACCTCGGAAGAAGTAGACCAATTGGTTGAAAAATCCCCTTATTATAAAGCAACGAGCAATGATGTGGATTGGTTACAAAAAGTAAAAATGCAAGGCCGGATTCAAAAATGGGTTGACCATTCCATCAGTGTAACCATTAATTTACCCAACGATGCTAGCGAAGAATTAGTGAACGAGCTTTATATTGAAGCGTGGAAATGCGGTTGCAAAGGCTGTACGGTATATCGGGACGGATCGCGTGCCGGAGTATTGATTTCTACCGATGATAAGAAGAAGAAAAAAGACGATTGCAATTGTATGGAACCTCCGATTATTGTTTCTACCCGTCCTCGTGAACTGGATGCAGATGTGGTTAAATTCCAGAATAATAAAGAAAAATGGATTGCCTTTGTAGGCTTATTGAACGGCCGTCCTTATGAAATCTTTACAGGTCTTGCCGATGATGACGAAGGGATCATGCTTCCTAAAAACGTATCAAAGGGTAGCATTATCAAAAGTTATGATGAGGATGGTAAAAAGCATTATGATTTTCAGTTCAAAAACAAACGTGGGTATAAAATGACGATCGAAGGTTTGGATGGAAAATTCAATCCTGAATTCTGGAACTATGCCAAACTTATTTCAGGCGTATTACGCTATGGAATGCCTATAGACCAAGTTATAAAACTGGTACAAGGAATGGAACTGAATAATGAGTCTATCAATACTTGGAAAAACGGTGTAGAACGTGCTTTGAAAAAATATTTGCCGAATGGTATGGAAGCAAAGGGACAAACTTGTCCTAATTGCGGATTGGAAACCTTAATTTATCAAGAGGGTTGCTTAATCTGTACGAATTGCGGAGCCTCAAAATGCGGATGA